DNA from Raphanus sativus cultivar WK10039 unplaced genomic scaffold, ASM80110v3 Scaffold3607, whole genome shotgun sequence:
GTCGAGTTCATCTTGTGTTGATAATATAAACCAACAAAGACTCAATCAGCAACGTAAGTcgttgtagtatagtggtaagtattcccgcctgtcacgcgggtgacccgggttcgatccccggcaacggcgtctttttcttttgctgtAGTCGTTTTGAACACAACAAGAAAACTCGGCGTTTTTCCTCGCTTAAGACGGCAGGCAATCCAAAACTCTCTGAAACAAATCACCTGCGACGTCCAGCATCGCCGGCACGAAGCTCATTCGTTAGAAGCggcaaaaacagaaaaatatccCCTCTTGTTCTTTGATGTACTCAGCTTTGAAAGGATTAtttgaagaaaacaagaaaGCACGAGAAATTGTGGTCGGATATGGCCCAAGTTTTGAAATAATGACTTAAGCCTTTTGTACCGACGTAAAGATGTCTGTCTGGTCTGATCACGCGTTTGCGTTTGGTAAAGTGCTacatatttcattttttgttgAACATGAGAAAGAGAAAAGCAGAGTAAATACTGATACAGTTCATTATCAACACACTTTTACTAGGAGATTTCTTTCAATATTATCGTCTAATATATTGTCTTTTGTTCTTCATAAACTTATTTATACAAAAGTCTTGGTTTAGTGGATAATTAGTACGTTGGCTTGAGCTTCATGAAAGATATACAAAGAAACTAAAGAAACTGGTTCTTGAAACTGGTTCTTTAGTAATAAAGAGAACCTTGCCACCAGTTCCCTCTTGAAACATCTTGTGAGTTATGTCCATTACCATCGTTTTCTTGGCTTTTTGGACCCTCGTTTTTAACCTAAAATAATGGTTTCTCTGATCAGCCAAGTCCTTGATTCTTTTTTACCCTTTTCTTGCTTTGAAAGTGATTTGCAAAATATACATAAGTTAAGAAGACTCACTGTAGGGTAAGTTTGGTTGGTGGTGGATCGAGGGTATACGTCTTGACCACCGTAGTAAAGAGAAGAGCTTAGATTGCATGGCTCAACTCTGTCTTGTACATTTGAAGATTCTCTACGTTGAGCTGTGTAAGAAAACATATTCATTAGAAATCACAGCCATTCTTTGAGGATAAGTGAGAAAACAAGAAGGAAGTTTTTTCTCTCACTGACCTTGTGAGCCATGTTTGGAGCTTTGACCATCTCTTGTAACGCCCTGAGAAATCAAATCAAGAAACCGAAGTTTAACCCTCAAGAATCATTCCGATTACTCAAGAAACAAAACTGGAAGAAAAGGAAGGTAATATAACCTTGGAGGGATGAGGGAAAATGGAGGAGAAGATtccagaggaagaagatggcGGCGACGGATCTCTGGAGCCGAAGAGTTCGGtggttaaagaagaagaagtggatgaTGCAATTCGTCCTTTACCTTCCATTAATAATTGTCAAAGCTTACACTCTACTCACTTTGAAACAGATTATCTTTCTGATTCTTGCTATGCAAGAGAACTAGAATGAATAAGACAGTTGTGTGTGATTACAATAAGATCTCAATGGGGCTATATATACATAATGCTGCAAGGTGTTTGGTTAGGGAGATAGTGGAGCCATCATGACCATGATCATGAACAGTATGGATGAAGAAAAAAGTACCTTTTTATGGTATGTTTTCTCATTTTGATGCTGAAAAGACTTGCTTCTTTTCCTATTTCTCgttataaattatttcaattttattttccttGTTGGAGAAATTTAGAAGCTTCgctctcttttcttcttgccactgcttttttttttaagttgtaacgatttattttagattttcgtctaatgtttg
Protein-coding regions in this window:
- the LOC130506738 gene encoding uncharacterized protein LOC130506738, whose translation is MEGKGRIASSTSSSLTTELFGSRDPSPPSSSSGIFSSIFPHPSKGVTRDGQSSKHGSQAQRRESSNVQDRVEPCNLSSSLYYGGQDVYPRSTTNQTYPTVKNEGPKSQENDGNGHNSQDVSRGNWWQGSLYY